Proteins co-encoded in one Brassica oleracea var. oleracea cultivar TO1000 chromosome C4, BOL, whole genome shotgun sequence genomic window:
- the LOC106336627 gene encoding nematode resistance protein-like HSPRO2, giving the protein MVDTDCKRKMVSPDLPSKLHVTIPSPFKLPVSSPISCSAPSSCSAYELYLRLPELRNLWSSRDFPHWTHEPILKPSIQALEITFRLVLAVCSDARPYINHREWNRRLDSILTSQIKLIASICEEEEDESAPVGDKRSSLSLLPQLATWRKSEAFGKKILSTIDNEMRFSKYTLGLGEQNISGKPSLQYDAVCRPNELYILKNNPYADHIDNNENETLYIIHQIIESWLHVSINLLKRINTRVDEGRFGEASGDVYLVESIWKLLTEVEDLHLLMDPEDFLKLKKQLHIKTAGKNDAFCFRSRGLVEVMKMSKGLREKVPFVVGVEVDPTGGPRLQEAAMRLYARKGEECDKIHLLQGMQGVEAAAKRFFFAYKQVVAAVMGSAEMNTECDSVSQIFMEPTYFPSLDAAKTFLGEFWSHVG; this is encoded by the coding sequence ATGGTTGATACAGATTGCAAGAGGAAGATGGTGTCACCGGACTTACCTAGCAAGCTCCACGTCACCATCCCCTCGCCGTTCAAGCTCCCCGTCTCATCCCCAATCTCCTGCTCCGCTCCTTCCTCTTGCTCCGCCTACGAGCTCTACCTCCGTCTCCCCGAGCTCAGAAACCTCTGGTCATCACGTGACTTCCCTCACTGGACGCACGAGCCTATCCTCAAACCGTCTATCCAAGCTCTGGAGATCACTTTCAGATTGGTCTTAGCCGTTTGCTCCGACGCGAGACCGTACATCAACCACCGCGAGTGGAACCGACGGTTGGATTCTATCCTCACGAGTCAGATCAAACTCATAGCATCCATCTGCGAAGAGGAAGAAGATGAATCAGCTCCTGTCGGAGATAAACGAAGCTCTCTCAGCTTGCTACCACAGCTAGCCACGTGGCGTAAGTCGGAAGCCTTTGGGAAGAAGATCTTGTCCACGATCGATAACGAGATGAGGTTCTCTAAGTACACGCTCGGTCTCGGAGAACAGAACATCTCCGGGAAACCTAGTCTCCAATACGACGCCGTTTGCAGACCGAACGAGTTATACATCCTCAAGAATAATCCTTACGCTGATCATATCGATAACAACGAGAACGAAACGTTATACATCATTCACCAGATCATAGAATCATGGCTCCACGTTTCCATAAACCTATTGAAACGCATCAACACGCGTGTTGACGAAGGGAGGTTCGGAGAAGCGTCGGGAGACGTCTACTTGGTCGAGAGTATATGGAAGCTTCTCACCGAGGTTGAAGATCTCCACCTCCTGATGGACCCCGAGGACTTCCTCAAGTTAAAGAAGCAGTTGCATATCAAGACGGCCGGTAAAAACGACGCGTTTTGTTTCAGGTCGAGAGGTTTGGTGGAGGTGATGAAGATGTCTAAAGGTTTGAGGGAGAAGGTGCCGTTTGTGGTGGGCGTTGAGGTGGATCCCACGGGAGGACCGAGGCTGCAAGAGGCGGCGATGAGGCTTTACGCGAGAAAGGGAGAGGAGTGTGATAAGATTCATTTGCTTCAAGGGATGCAAGGTGTGGAAGCTGCGGCGAAGAGGTTCTTTTTCGCGTATAAGCAGGTGGTTGCGGCGGTGATGGGGAGCGCGGAGATGAACACGGAGTGTGACTCGGTGAGTCAGATATTCATGGAGCCGACTTATTTCCCGAGTCTTGACGCGGCGAAGACGTTCTTGGGAGAGTTCTGGAGCCACGTTGGGTGA